TATTATCCTTGCATATTGTGTAATGCTCCAGCTCCAGTTGTCGGTTGCCCGAGGGGGCGTCCCAATCTCGGCTCATTCTCAATGGGGAACAGGAGCAACTACACCGCGGTGAAGAAGGAAAAAATGagagcatcatggccaccCGCCAAGGGAAGAATACTTTTAATCCCTTCGGCATCCGTTGAAACACGGCCAGCGGCCCGTCAGAGACCAAAGCAGCCCAGGCCAAACATACCCTTCGACTTGCCCTTACTACTCTGCTGCGGTTGTTTCTTTGCCTTCACCGATGACTGCCCAGTGTCCTTGGATTGGGCGCTGCTGAGGCTGAAGGGGCGGCGTTGTTGCTGGCGGTCGACCGACCTTTTGGATGTGCTTTTTCGGCGTCGCGACCGGTCCGTGGCGCGCTTGCGAGGCTCGTGCTCCCTCTTAGCTCTGTGCCTCAGCGGCTTCGAGCCTGTGGCCTGGTGCGAAGCGGTGTGGTGGCCCTTTGCCTTTGACTGGGCATCGAGGCGACGgtccttgctgctgccgctgacgatgcCCTTTGGAACTGTCAGGCCGGACGGGAGGCTCGT
This sequence is a window from Purpureocillium takamizusanense chromosome 8, complete sequence. Protein-coding genes within it:
- a CDS encoding uncharacterized protein (antiSMASH:Cluster_8.2) — protein: MGLRAGTASQGYSYATLAACIAKADRGAERRNSRSQALTDSRRVSLDSVARARVGRRYSRDSPPPRFRAETGPPSAYTSLPSGLTVPKGIVSGSSKDRRLDAQSKAKGHHTASHQATGSKPLRHRAKREHEPRKRATDRSRRRKSTSKRSVDRQQQRRPFSLSSAQSKDTGQSSVKAKKQPQQSSKGKSKED